The proteins below are encoded in one region of Mangifera indica cultivar Alphonso chromosome 7, CATAS_Mindica_2.1, whole genome shotgun sequence:
- the LOC123220149 gene encoding probable disease resistance RPP8-like protein 2 produces the protein MDAGIIVSSLIEKMKNTESTTVQTLIGKQLHLLKEFLIKNNQLFLQDHPTSEQKMTELLQAVYSAEDCIDTGLTRKSKSLRRKLNEQRLRLLDSIDYLMDDNNRSKELLECSEELRKEGEELLKESEELLKEGEELGEELLKERDELLKEREELQRRRVDNYRKRFWNREERKSVYIQFGRQEMRTKEYLKEGERLQKERERLQKKRERLQKEREKRLQKERERLQKERERLQPSMRLRPFFSTNEMKELEIDLQALCCQTENEGSVGFSIQTNFENYRAWERIADFCLKEETDVVGVEQQIEELVARLIPKPDDDDRGQSTQVIGVVGEGGSGKTTLAKSVYNRPDVKQHFTQRAWVHASNVSKARDVFMDILNQIHPDGFFLEAVMSDEEVMAKLTEVLKTARHLIVVDDIEAFQVSQSLQAALCSSSSHDSRVIITTRKKSFLLSEATHSALRVRRLNPENAWKLFSKKALSESEDESKVIEFKEQIQNILSGGLSLQVVVLGSLLSTNEGNHDKWSKVIERAITNFRGDVLALSYQDLPAQVKSCFLYLMLFPIAFEIPVRRLIHLWCAEGFTTSFDSHYQNIDPEDVAEMYFEELVIRNLIQVTKWRYGGCPKSCRIPRVVYDAFCQKASDLGFVYNPQNSSHTSNQIVVRRLSLYLNDIKSSSNHPHHLRHVRSYVAFDSQIRGPGTVGIEFFLNSSISNRSFRLLKVLDLEGVHKPEIGYYFVEKLLLLRYLGLRSTFIEYLPHSVWKLPDLKTLDLKRTHLTNFLRGIPSFAAQRLEHLYCDRIFRQFPRKLFRLKNMRTLWGLTINEYDPFLMESLKKLTFLRKLKLKFRSLSASAPYGEKIYEWASGLTTLQSLNLKLANLDDKLSGFEFRDMKSLYRLNDLYLRGRLVPRSYAELKNFFPPNLRRLTLLLSGITDDPMGILGELPELNILRLFADSYAGKKIECKSGEFPKLQVLKLWKLQAVECWKIEKEAMPCLREIELRSCTKLTSIQGLENVTTLKDITLTNMPSESRSLRHHTNTSIKINQWSNSPY, from the coding sequence aTGGATGCTGGAATTATTGTTTCtagtttgattgaaaaaatgaaaaatactgAATCAACAACAGTTCAAACCCTGATTGGAAAACAGCTCCATTTGTTGAAAGAATTTCTCATAAAAAACAATCAACTCTTCTTACAGGATCATCCAACAAGTGAGCAGAAGATGACCGAGCTTCTGCAAGCAGTTTATTCCGCAGAGGATTGCATTGACACCGGGCTTACGAGGAAATCGAAGAgtttgagaagaaaattaaatgaaCAGAGACTGAGATTGCTTGACTCTATAGATTATTTGATGGATGACAACAATAGAAGCAAAGAGTTGCTTGAGTGTAGCGAAGAGTTGCGGAAAGAGGGCGAAGAGTTGCTGAAAGAGAGCGAAGAGTTGCTGAAAGAGGGCGAAGAGTTGGGCGAAGAGTTGCTGAAAGAGCGCGATGAGTTGCTGAAAGAGCGCGAAGAGTTGCAGAGACGGAGAGTGGATAATTACAGAAAGAGATTCTGGAATCGCGAAGAAAGAAAATCAGTGTACATTCAATTTGGGAGACAGGAAATGCGAacaaaagaatatttaaaagaaggagaaagattgcagaaagagagagaaagattgcagaaaaagagagaaagattgcagaaagagagagaaaaaagattgcagaaagagagagaaagattgcagaaagagagagaaagattgCAGCCTTCCATGCGCTTGAGGCCATTTTTTAGCACCAATGAGATGAAGGAACTGGAAATTGATCTCCAGGCCTTATGCTGTCAAACTGAAAATGAAGGCAGTGTTGGCTTCTCAATTCAAACCAACTTTGAAAATTACAGAGCCTGGGAAAGAATTGCTGATTTTTGTTTAAAGGAGGAAACAGATGTTGTTGGTGTTGAACAACAAATAGAGGAATTGGTAGCTCGGTTAATTCCCAAACCCGATGACGATGATCGAGGTCAGTCCACTCAAGTCATAGGAGTTGTTGGTGAGGGAGGCTCCGGCAAAACAACTTTGGCAAAAAGTGTATACAATAGACCTGATGTGAAGCAACATTTCACCCAACGTGCTTGGGTTCATGCCTCTAATGTTTCCAAAGCTAGAGATGTGTTCATGGACAtactaaatcaaattcatcCGGATGGGTTCTTCCTGGAAGCAGTAATGTCAGATGAAGAAGTAATGGCTAAGCTTACTGAAGTCCTAAAAACGGCCAGGCATCTTATTGTCGTTGATGATATCGAGGCGTTCCAAGTTTCTCAATCTCTCCAAGCTGCTCTTTGTTCCTCATCATCTCATGATAGCAGAGTAATTATCACTACTCGCAAGAAAAGTTTTTTACTGTCGGAGGCTACTCATTCAGCTTTACGTGTACGCAGATTAAACCCCGAGAATGCCTGGAAATTGTTCTCAAAGAAGGCACTATCAGAATCAGAAGATGAGTCGAAGGTCATAGAGTTCAAGGAGCAAATCCAAAATATTCTAAGTGGTGGTTTATCTTTACAAGTGGTGGTGCTTGGAAGTTTGTTGTCTACTAATGAAGGAAACCATGATAAGTGGTCAAAAGTGATTGAGCGTGCAATTACTAATTTCAGGGGAGATGTGTTAGCTTTAAGCTATCAAGATTTACCTGCACAAGTAAAATCATGTTTTCTTTACTTGATGCTTTTTCCTATAGCATTTGAGATCCCTGTGAGGAGGTTGATTCATCTGTGGTGTGCTGAAGGATTTACGACATCATTTGACTCTCATTATCAGAATATAGACCCGGAAGATGTTGCAGAGATGTACTTTGAAGAACTAGTTATCAGAAACTTGATTCAAGTAACTAAATGGAGATATGGTGGATGTCCAAAATCATGTCGCATCCCCAGAGTTGTATATGATGCCTTCTGTCAAAAAGCATCGGATCTGGGGTTCGTTTACAATCCACAAAATTCATCTCATACATCCAACCAAATTGTTGTTCGGCGACTTTCACTTTACTTGAATGACATCAAGTCATCTTCAAATCATCCTCATCATCTTCGCCATGTACGTTCTTATGTTGCTTTTGACTCCCAAATACGAGGCCCAGGTACTGTAGGAATTGAATTCTTTCTCAACTCCTCTATTTCTAATAGGAGCTTTCGCTTGCTAAAAGTGCTTGATCTTGAGGGTGTACACAAGCCTGAGATAGGATATTATTTTGTGGAAAAACTGTTGCTGTTGAGGTATCTAGGCTTGAGATCAACTTTTATTGAGTACCTTCCACATTCTGTGTGGAAATTACCAGATTTGAAGACTTTAGATTTGAAGCGCACGCACTTAACCAACTTTCTAAGAGGAATACCTAGCTTCGCTGCACAAAGGCTGGAACATCTCTATTGTGACCGGATTTTTCGGCAATTTCCTCGCAAATTATTTCGTCTAAAGAACATGCGCACTTTATGGGGGCTAACTATAAACGAATATGATCCATTTCTAATGGAATCTCTGAAAAAGCTGACATTCCTCAGAAAGCTAAAGCTGAAGTTCAGAAGTTTGTCCGCGTCAGCACCTTatggagaaaaaatatatgagtgGGCTTCTGGACTTACTACACTTCAATCGTTGAACTTGAAGCTGGCAAACTTAGATGATAAACTATCTGGATTTGAATTCAGAGACATGAAAAGCTTGTACAGGCTAAATGACCTGTATTTGAGAGGCAGATTAGTACCACGGAGTTATgcagaattaaaaaatttcttccctCCAAACCTCAGGAGGTTAACTTTGTTGCTGTCGGGCATAACAGACGACCCAATGGGAATACTAGGGGAGTTGCCTGAACTGAACATCCTCAGGCTTTTTGCTGATTCCTACGCGGGTAAAAAAATAGAATGTAAATCTGGAGAATTTCCCAAACTTCAGGTCTTGAAACTTTGGAAGCTACAAGCAGTGGAATGTTGGAAAATTGAGAAAGAAGCCATGCCTTGCCTCAGAGAAATCGAGCTCAGAAGCTGCACAAAATTGACATCTATTCAAGGGTTGGAAAATGTTACTACTTTGAAAGATATAACATTAACAAACATGCCATCAGAATCTCGCTCGCTGCGGCACCATACAAATACATCCATCAAGATCAACCAGTGGTCAAACTCTCCTTATTAA